Part of the Hevea brasiliensis isolate MT/VB/25A 57/8 chromosome 16, ASM3005281v1, whole genome shotgun sequence genome is shown below.
atgcaaatttattttaagtgAAGGAGAGCAATTTACATCCATATTTTGCAAAGGGTGAGTATTTTTCTCTGTTTTTGGTTTTGTACTTATTTGTTGAAGAAAATGTAGGTTTGTGATAGGTTGATGTATTTAATGTCTTTATTGGATATATTTATGCTTATTATTTAGTTGTGTATCTTAGTTTTACTTGTATGTTTAAATATCTATTCGTTTTTTGAACTttgcaaatttaaaaattttttttgtaaCAACAGATTGTTATCATTATGTTATGGCCGTTACAGGCTTGTTTCTATTATCCGTGACTGCCATTGCAATTTAAATTTGTGTACCATATGGGAGGAGTTAGCGAAGAATTTGAATGAACTACTGAGAGTTATGATTTCTGACCATAAAATTGTTGATTGGAAATCCTAACTTCCTAAGGCCACTTGTTATAGGGGGAAATGAGGAAAATGTAAAAGACAGGAATCCTTCATGACACTAGTCAATAGGATTCTAAAATTCAATCATTCAGCCAGACAGGAATCCTTCAAGCCAAGTTGCAAAATTCAAGTTTGCAATGTTGCAACCTATACGGTTGCAGTTCCTAAATTTAAAACCAGATATATAGAGTGTTTAAAGCaattaagcaaataatattgCATGAACTTAATAATGTTTTGAGTTAGAAAACGCAATCTTGGGGAATTAACCAGAACCAGCAGGACCTGGACCGAAATCTTTGGGTTTGGCTTTGTGCATTGAAGTGTGACTTAGAGGTTTATCTAATAATGTGCTGTACATGAAGTTTATGTGGGAGATATACATATTATCAGGTTGAACATTTTGAGAGCGGTGATCATTGGGCCTATTTGGCATTGCTATTGAAACTGTTGTtgagaaaattacttttttaaatatactagttagagagtatcaaaaaataatttaaaattaaatttgataagttttaactATAAAAATActagaataatgaaataaatttttttaaaactatttttttcAACAGCATATAAAATGGTGCTttgattcaaaaaagtaatttGGACCTTTCAAACTCAATGTTAAACAGGCACATTATGTATTTATGAATCTGCTTTCCAAATTTTATGCTGGATTCCACTTTCACATGGTAAAACAATCCATTTATCAGTGAATGGAATGATGAAATGGTAAGGAGTTTGCAATGCCTTCTCATGTTTAGTGTCTCTGCATATCATCTATAGAATGAATGGGGAATGTAAATGTACTGTCTGTTCTTATGTCTATACAAATATTTTgcttatgaaaaatttttatgctaTGGCAGGCAATCCATAATCGTCGTCATCAGAGAGAACACAAAGGAATGTAGGCAGCCTGACATCTGAAGTAAGGAACATGCAGAAAGTTGATCTTTGGCTAGTGTCTTTGAGATTCTGCTCCTGCCACGACTTCCAGTCGCTGGTAGTGGCGGGGGGTAAATTGATGATTATGTACATATGTGAATATGTAAATCTCACAACTTAAAATCAAAACGTTATTTTTTTAGTTGTCTGGATCCATGGTATGGGTCCATGGTTAATGACTTCTGAGCAGCCTTAAGTGTAAATATAAATCTGTCATGTATTTTCTGTAAATAGCACTAAGATATTAACCATGGATGTTTGTACATGATTGATTGCTCTTATTTTAACATCTTGATTCTGTCAAAAGGTTAGGAGAAAGAGTGTGTGGAAAGAGCGTTAATGATGTGACGGAAAATGCCCTCGGATCGTAATGACTTTTAATCTGTAATCTTGCCTTTTTTGTTTCTTTCTTCAATTAAAGAAAATCACTCGTCTTTCACTGGTTGATCAAGTCAGTGCCATCCTGTAATGTGTTTCATGTGCTGTCAGCCGAAATCTGGGCAAAGAAAACTTGGAAGCaccttaaataaatattttatatataatatcttCCTTGGATTCTGTAATTAAAAAGTGCTTGTCTTTCATTTTGGAGTAGCCGAAGCAAAGAGCAAAATCACGTCTATTATAGTAACTCTCAATCGCAGCACCGCCACCAATTTCTTTCTCTGGTCATGGACATACAGAGAAAATGGAAGAATCAACCTTTTGAACTACAATGAGAACGAGATCAAGGATCAGTGGCTTGACTGGGGTAAAATGCCGAAAGCCATGAACGACTGCCGCTAAGTTGTGAAAAATAAACTAGCATATATAAGGAATTATCAAGAGAGGCAGCAAATGGCAAAAGTTATAGGCGAGAGACAAGAGAGAGAATCACTGTGAAAAACAGAATCATTTTTGTTGGTTATGGGATTATATTTCGAACTTCTTACTTTGTGTGAATTATGAAATTTACCAATTTTGTGTTTGTAGAAGTAGCACTTGttagattttatatatatttgatacttattaaaaaatttttaattaattaaatatattatatatttttatttaatttttcatttatattttcttttatatttataattttgaaaatttaaatgacacatattaatatttttaaaattaatttacttaaaattattaatttataaaaatataaaattttttaatttaatgaatatcataatagataatattaaaattaaccaCTAAATATTACATatgttttatattatttaaattaaatatcatgaattttattgtataaattaaattttaagtattttattatatatatatatatatatatgtatgtgtatTTATAAGTTGAGTGTCGCTCTTATAATATACCCACCGTAATTCaccctaaaataaaataaattaaaaaaaaagaaaaaaggtagCGCTGCCATTAAGCTAAGAAATATGCACTAGCGTATAGAAGTGATGGCATTGATTCTTTTGAGTTTTGGATCTAATTGAGGAAATGGAAGAGTATCCGGAGGAGTTACGGACTCCGCCGGTCACCCTGATTGCGTTGGTGGGATGTCCACAGCATCACCCCCTCATCTCCACCCATCTCCACTCCGAGCAGCCCCCAATCAACACCCTCGCCTTGCCTGACCTCTCTAAGATCTCTCTTCTCTTGTCCTCCGCCGATAAGAATTCTCTTCCTCCTCCcgatccatcctcaattcctacCGCTGGAATTCTTAAGAGGGATTGGCTTCTCAAGCACCGTACTAGGGTTCCCGCTGTTGTCGCCGCTCTCTTTAGTTCCGATCATGTCTCTGGGGATCCCGCTCAGTGGCTTCAGCTTTGCACTGACCTTGAAAACCTCAAGTACTCATTCGCCTCCTCTTCCTTGCttttctaattatttgacctcatTTTTTCACTCATTTTGTTTATGCATAGAGCTCTGATTCGTCCAAAGAACATCAAATTGGTTGTGATTGTGGTGCACTCTTCTTCCATGGGTAACTAAACTTAAACCCCTCCTAGCCTAATTCTACTGTAAGCTGCAACTATTAAAAGACTGGGAATTTCCAAATGCAGATGATATCAGTGAAGATGGAATGATTGCACTTTGTAAGCGTGCTGAATTGGATTCCAAGTGCCTTGTTATCTTCAACCCTAGTGATTCTTCCCAGCTGAAACAATCCCTCAACAAGTATTTTATGTCTCACTTCTACATGTTTTATCTGAACATTTCCCTGTGAATCTGTGTTAATGCTGGGCACCAATTGTGCAGGTTGGGCAGCACATTTGCTGAATTAGCAAATACATATTACAGAGATGAAGGGCGGAGAATTAAAACTCGTGTTGAAAAGAAGAGTTTCAATTCTAATGAGTTGAATATTCGCTATTGCTTCAAAGTAAGAGTCTTTAGTTTTATTCACTCAAAGGAATTTAAAATATGCCTATTTATTGCATGATTATTGATGAAATCAAAAGTGTTACATTTTGACTTTAATTGTATAATGTTGTCTGCCAAGTGCATAAACTTGTTATTTTATTCGTTTAATCATGAAGTATGATTGGATGAAGCTCTCCTTAAAAGTGAATACGCTACTAACAATACTGGATTATCTGCTTGTCCTCCTGCTTATACAGGATGAGGTTGAAAGCCTTCAATTTAGTAATGAATTATAGTGAGCTTGCAATGTTTTGTTGTTTGTTTTGTGCTTTTGTATCGTCTGGGTAATCTCACTTCAGAAATTCAATCATTGCAAACATGGTAAAATGTTAGGTATATTCAAAGTTCTCATTTCGTGTGTTATAAATTGCTAGGTTGCTGTATATGCTGAGTTTCGGAGAGACTGGGTTGAAGCTTTGAGGTTTTATGAGGATGCATATCATACACTGAGGGAGGTATTTTCACGTATTAGTGGTTTTAGTTGTATTCTATTTTTGTGCTGATCTAttgtcactttttttttttcctatattaTTACTTCTCATTGTTGGCAGAGGCAATCATTTCTCAATTGCTTAGACTTGAGTTCTTATGCAGATGATTGGGACTGCAAATAGGTTGCCAGTGATTCAGCGATTGGTTGAGATAAAAACTGTTGCTGAGCAActtcattttaaaatatcaacctTGTTATTACATGGTGGAAAAGTAATAGAAGCTGTTACATGGTTCCGCCAACATTTTGCTTCTTACAGGAAGCTTTTAGGAGCAGCAGAAGCTATATTTCTTCACTGGGAATGGATGAGCAGACAGTTTTTGGTGTTTGCTGAATTGCTGGAGACCAGTTCAAAAGCCATCCATAGCAATTCTAATTCAGCTTTGGGAACTAGTGAAAGGTCTTTCACTGAATGGGAATTTCATCCGGCTTATTACTATCAGGTGAGGAGCTCATTACAACCTTCCGGGAATTTTAATTCCTTAATATTTCTTAGACAGAATGATGCCTTCAGCTACAGTGCTTTCTAGATGTAAGGATTTATttctcctcattttcttttcaaagaaaaagaaaggagcaACAGGAAAGATGATAAAATACTCGAATCAGAAGTCAGGATATGTTACCATCCATCTGATTGGTGATACTTAATTTCATTCATAATAGGTAACTTACAATATTATAGAATTTGACAAGTTCTAAGAGGTTAATTGATCAACttgaattgtttttttttttttttgtgtgtgtGAGTGTGTGTGTGAAACCTGTTAAGTTACTCTATTTGTGACTTGGAGGTCACTGATTCAAGCCACAGAATCAGCCTCTCTGCAAAGCAAGGGAATTTGACAAGTTCTAAGAGGTTAATTGATCAGCCTGAAttgtctcttttttttatttttttttttttttgggttttgtCTCTATGTCTGTGTGTGAAACCTGTTAAGTCACTGCATCTATGACTTGGAGCTCACAGATTCAAGCCATGGAATCGGCCTCTCGGCAAAGTAGGGGAAAGGCTGCATGTATCAACCCTTCCTAGAGCCCACAAGTGTGGGATGCTTTGTGCATTGGGTCACCCTTTGTATGAAACCTGTTTGATGATGATGTTATAATCCGTTACTTGATCTACGACATCAGAGAATCACAAAGAGAAGGAAATGACTTTCCTCTCTGTTGCCTTGTGCCAGTCGCCTGTGTTATTTTGTGATCACAATCATAACTGTATATCATCCATGTAAGACTTGATAGGATTGAGTACCATGGCTGTGATCTTTTTTTATGTCCCAATTAAAAACCATGATTTTGCTTGTCCTTAGTTTTTGATGAGTAGCCTTTTTAATGTGAGCAGGTCATTGCTTTCTTTCCCATGAATTCTCTTGCAGGGCCTTGATCAATCCTGAAAAAATAAGATTGCCATTCTCTATCAAAAAGTCTACCCTTTCTAAAAGCATAAAATTCACAATCATGTTTTCAGCTGGTTTTAGCTGTGTGTCTTATATCTGCATTGCTCCTTTATGGTCTTTTGTTTATTCTATATTGATTTTTTTGCTGCCATATTCTCTTAATCAATCATGTCTGATCACTTCATCTTATTTATACATTAGCGAATCTTTGCAATTTCTCCAATAGAAGTTTTACCAACTGTAACTGCATGGTAGACTTTCTGAAGATCTCTTACATTGTGAAAAGAGTAATAGACAAGGTATTAGTATGCTTATCTGGCTAGGTTTACATCATCACTAGGTAGAATCTGGTTGCATGACTTAGAGACTAATCGGATGAGCTTCCATATAACTGTGTTAAATTATTTTCTACTAATGTTTATTTGGAACTTTAAAAACTTACGCCTTATAATCTCATTATGCTTAACCTGTTGAATTACCATATTGTGTTTTGAAACAGTTAGCTGGTCACTACCTGAAAGAGAAGACAAAATCTTTTGAACTTTCACTGTCAATGTTACAAAATGCTGATGAGATTGATGGTAGTTCTGAATCTGTGACGCCTTCAGTTTATGTGGGTCAGTTTGCTCGATTACTTGAGCAAGGGGATGCATTTGCCGTACAACCGTAAGTCTTGAATCATTCACATCCTAAATTTGCTTCAATTTATCTGTTCGCTAATGCAAGATATTTTTCACCTGGCTTGACAGTCTTACTGATGAAGAGTACACCCGTTATGCTATCGCTGAAGGGAAAAGATTTCAAGATTCCTTTGAAATCATTGCTCTTCTTAAAAAATCTTATGAATCATACATCAACCTTAAAGCTCAGAGGATGGCTTCTCATTGCGGGTTTCTGATGGCTCAAGAATATTTTGCAGTGAGTGATTTCAGTAATGCAAAACAACTACTTGATGGTGTTGCAGCTCTATACAGACAAGAGGGATGGGTCACTTTATTATGGGAGGTCTTGGGTTTTCTGCGAGAGTGCTCAAGGAAATGTGGTATATTGAAGGAATTTATAGAGTACTCTCTTGAAATGGCTGCATTACCTGTATCATCTGGTACAGGAGTCCAATCATTCAGAGCGAATGAATGTGGTCCAGCTGGTCCTGCAAGTCTTGCTCAGAGAGAAAATATACACAAGGAGGTTTTTCAGCTTGTCAGCGGAGAAACAGGGGTGGTATCAGTTGAAGATAATAGTGATCTCAAAGTAAACAGAGAAAATCCTCTGCATCTTGAGATTGATCTTGTCAGTCCCCTTAGAATGGTACTTCTTGCTTCAGTTGCATTTCATGAACAGATAATTAAGCCTGGTGTACCTGCCTTGATTACACTGTCACTTCTGTCACAATTGCCTCTTACTGTTGACATAGATCAATTAGAAGTGCAGTTTAATCAATCGGAATGTAACTTCATCATCATAAATGCTCAAAAACCTCCATCTGCTGAAATTTCCAATAGCCAACAAAGTCGACAGGTTGAAAGTGCTCCTTCTCTGGTGCTTGTTACAAACAAGTGGCTACGGTTGACATATGCAATTAAATCTggttagttaattttgatgtaatctTAAATATTTTCCTATCttgtattttcattttttatatgCAGATAAATTTTCTAAGACAATTGACTAATGGTTTCAGTTCATTAAGTTCTTGAATTGGATGGTGGATGGTACACAAGCATGATCCATGACTTTGATCTGACATGAAGTCTCATTCTCTATGGCATTGTGTGCAATATATTAATACGGCCTTGAAAATCTGGTGATGTAACTCTAATGTATCTGAGTGTGGACACCTGATTTTGATTACACAACAAATTTTAACCCAGAACCATTAActtcctcattaagttaagcagCAATGGTTAGGCATTTGAGtttcgtgtgtgtgtgtgtgtgaatgtTAGAGAGAGGAAGAGGAGGCTGCATCTTTTTTTGCATGTGAATAGTTCATTAATCTCATGAAATAGAAGAACATAGAACTTATCATTCATATTGTGACTATTGTTCATTTTTCTATGAAACAGCCCAAACACTGTTCATCTAGCAATTTGACTGTGTTGATTAACACCTCTTTGTCTAATTGACTTAGGGTCCTGTTCAGGCGTTTCTGCTTGTTGAAATTTTCCCTAATTGTTTGTTGAAATTTTCCCTAATTGTTTCTTTGTACAGGAAATTCTTTGTAGTGTTATTCATATTCTCTTAATCTAACAATGTCAAATGTTTGATTATTCAGAACAAAGTGGGAAGCTGGAATGCATATATGTTATTGCAAAAATGGGACCCCACTTCACAATTTGCTGCAGAGCTGAAAGTCCTGCTTCAATGGACGATTTACCTCTTTGGAAGTTTGAAGACCGTGTCGAGACTTTTCCAACTAAGGATCCTGCTCTTGCATTTTCTGGTCAGAAGCTTGCCCAGGTTGAAGAACCAGACCCACAAGTCGATCTTATTTTAGGTGCTACTGGACCTGCATTGGTTGGAGAGTGCTTTGTTATACCTGTAACTGTGGCCTCCAAGGGTCATGACATCTTTTCTGGTGAGTTGAAAATCAATCTAGTGGATGTAAGAGGAGGTGGGTTGTTTAGTCCAAGGGAAGCAGAACCATTCTCTATGGATAACCATCATGTTGAGCTTCTTGGTGTTAATGGGCCAGAAGGAGAAGATGAATCTCCTGTGGGATAtgataaaataaagaaaattcagCAGTCCTTTGGTCTGGTGTCTGTTCCAGTTCTGCAAGATGGAGAATCATGGTCCTGCAAACTGGAAATCAAGTGGCATCGACCCAAACCAATTATGGTTTTTGTATCATTGGGCTATTTTCGAGATAGCAATGAAATGACTTCACAAAAAATCCATGTCCACAAGAACTTGCAAATTGAAGGAAAGACTGCTGTTCTAATCAGTCATCACTTTATGCTTCCATTCCGGCAGGATCCGCTGTTGCTTTCAAAGCTCAAGCCAGTCTCTAGTTCTGATCAAGGAACATCATTGCCTTTGAAGGAAACAAGTATACTATGTGTTAGTGCCAAAAACTGCAGTGAGGTGCCATTGCAGTTACAGTCCATGTCTATTGAAATGGATGATGATGTAGAAAGGTCATTTACCTTGCATCATAGTGGTGAGGATATTTTTGGCCCTGCCTACCTTGTTCCAGGAGAAGAGTTCAAAAAGGTGTTCACTGTCATTCCTGAGGTGGAATCATCAAATCTCAACTTAGGTTCAGTGTCCCTGCGATGGAGGAGAAATTTGCAAAGTAAAGATCAATCTAGTTCCACTGCAGAAGCTTGGGTTTTGACTAGACATAAACTTCCTGATGTAAATGTAGAGTTATCTCCATTGGTTTTGACTGTGGATTGTCCTCCTTATGCTATTCTTGGAGATCCCTTCACATATTCGGTTAAAATTCGAAATCAAACACAGTTGCTTCAAGAGGTGAAGTTCTCATTGGCAGATGCACAAAGCTTTGTGATATCTGGATCTCACAGTGACACAGTTTTTGTCCTTCCAAAATCTGAGCATGTCCTTGGTTACAAGATTGTGCCGCTTGCTTCAGGTTTGCAACAGTTGCCCCGAGTGACGGTGATATCTGTGAGATATTCAGCTGGGTTTCAACCATCAAATGTTGCATCAACTGTTTTTGTGTTTCCCACTAAACCCCATTTTAAGACGGCTGATATGGGAGACAAAGGGATGGAATCTATTGTAGCCGATTAATACTGAACTGTATTCAGGTCATATTTTGCAGAAATCTTTTGGTTCAGTCATCAAATGGCAAGCAATTGCTGCACCCTAGGTATGGGTAGGAGATTGGATGCCGCCCTGAATTGGAATTGTCAAAACAAATATGGTTGGAGTGCTTTTCTTGGAAGAAATCTTTCAAAGATGAGTTGAGGATTTTAAGGCATTTTGAACAAATATACTGACCAATGCATGGTTTGTCATGCAGTTAGTTACTTGTAATTTCGTATTTGGGTTGGGGCGGAGATAAGATAAATGGTTTCTTGGGGTGCAGATATCGTTACATTCCCAAATTCGGAATGATATCACGTGTCGTGTAATTTTAAGCAGTAGATATTTTTGTTTGTGAGATTTCAATTTATAGATTCTTTCATCAAAGATTGCATGCAACAGTTGTTACATCAATTAATTGTACTGTTGAAGAGAAGAGTGAGAAAAAGAGTAATTATTTAGTAAAAACATAATTGTTTTCCACTAGTTGGTTCTTCTTTTATAAATTACTCGAAATTTGTTGTTTATCGTTTTAAGTGGGGAAGGTGGAGACTTTATGATACACAAGCCAGCTGCTAAGGTGTGGAGAAGAGAGTTAAAAAGTTATTATTGTTTTTTTaggtaaataaaataatatattttttttcaattttgtttaattaaaataaattttcaatcaaggtttttttttttttttttttgcaaaatttGAAAAGTAAAATTGAATATAAAAATACATCTATTTGCTTTCAACTCATACGCCATTATTCttatttaaattacaaatttgttttattttatattcAATTGTCAAATATTGCCCCTTCTTCCCTTATTAGGGTTATCAGGCATTAAATAGCCAAATTACACGCTATGTTCTGTAAGAAACGAATTAAAAGTAATTGGCATCCCCTTTCTATGATTGCAATTCAATTGTAGATCTATCATAGCTTGGAtcattttaaaattcatttaagtTCCTACTCCaatcctccttaaaaataaaaattacaacaAATCGTCGAAATATTTGAAAACAACCTTCTTTTATTTCAACTCACTACatccttaatttttttatttttaatttaaaatatcattgatcttatttttataattaataaatataaattttatgaataataatTAATCAAATATATTACTTGATAAAATGAAACTAATGaatcttttaattatttattattgaatTGAGAAAATTGTACTAATCgattataaaagtaaaaaaaaaagacatCTACAGCATTTGCCATGCGATCAAAGTAGCCTTCCTTGGCTCTTCTCTCAGCCAAACCATGTTAATTCTTTCAAGCCTCCAATAGAAACAAATTATAGAACAGCAAATACGTAATCAACCATCTACAGCTCCGCAAAAAAATTACTCGCACTGCTGTTGGATTGCCCTTTTTTCTTCTTGCTCCCTGAAAATATTAAAACATTAAAACCAAACTCAGCAGAGACCTGAATTATATTTTCAACAATAAGATGCATATTCGTAAGTGATATGCATTGAATCAACAAATATATCAACACATGGTCgatccccaaaaaaaaaaaatgatgctaAAGAGGCAGTTAGAAACAGAACTTCCCAGTGCCATATGCAGATTATAAGAGTACCAAACCTCCTTATCACAGCATATTCAAGTTCCcttaaaattataaatcaagGTAATTGATTTTTATAGCTGGATCATGCGACTTCTATGAGACATTCAAATGTTAAATCCATAATTAAACATATATATTGCTCCTATTTCCGCATAATTTACTAGCTAAGTTAAGTTTTAGTATCTCTTTGTAAAAGAAAACTTGTGAAGTACTAAATGGATTAAAGCTTTTATACAGAATTAATGTTTGAGAAAAGCAACAATCTAGCTGCACCAGCAAGCAACAAATAAGAATAACTTATCCAACAAAACTGCTTAAAGATTTATAATTCACATTTGTGCCTCAGACAAGCCAAAGGATGGTTATTTCTTCCAATAAAGTAAACCAAAATACCTTTTTTAGAACTTGGAGGATTAATATCAACATCCATCTCATCACTATCACTGTCAGTCACATCATCTTGATCCTTTTGAGTATCTCCAGAATTTTGCAGTAAATCATCCAAATCCCAAAGCTGAATGAACATAAGGGTTGTCTTAGGACACTTGacaaagaaatgcaactagaagAAATGTTTGTTGATGTGGGTTTGAGAGCATGCATATGTATCCAtccctccatatatatatatatatatatatatatatagagagagagagagagagagagagagagagatttaatGGACCTTCAACATTTGATCATGTGATATGCTGCCGAGAAATTTTCTGTCGTGAGAAAAAGCTGTAGGACCAAACAAAACTACATCTCAAACAAAATTTTTTGAATAATTAAGAAACAAAAAAGGATAAAACACAAAAAGATAGTAATTTTCTGTGAAAATAGGATTGGCAACTGAATCACATCAATGCATGTCAGACCTATATGCTGGCAAATACTGCCAATAAAAAAATCCTTTTAAGGAAATAGATATATAGTACCAAGGCGCTCAATGGGATACTCTGAATGCTCCGCAAGTGGTTGGATGATTCTGTTGGGTAATATGCCTACCAGActgaaaaattttaacaaaagaaTCAGAGAAGGGAAATACGAAGAAGTATGATCCACAAATTGGACTGAAAGAATGCCCTCGAATTCTGAACAATCTCACCTGATGAGTCCATTCTCAGATCCAGTAACGACCCTATCTTCATCAAGCta
Proteins encoded:
- the LOC110669760 gene encoding uncharacterized protein LOC110669760; its protein translation is MEEYPEELRTPPVTLIALVGCPQHHPLISTHLHSEQPPINTLALPDLSKISLLLSSADKNSLPPPDPSSIPTAGILKRDWLLKHRTRVPAVVAALFSSDHVSGDPAQWLQLCTDLENLKALIRPKNIKLVVIVVHSSSMDDISEDGMIALCKRAELDSKCLVIFNPSDSSQLKQSLNKLGSTFAELANTYYRDEGRRIKTRVEKKSFNSNELNIRYCFKVAVYAEFRRDWVEALRFYEDAYHTLREMIGTANRLPVIQRLVEIKTVAEQLHFKISTLLLHGGKVIEAVTWFRQHFASYRKLLGAAEAIFLHWEWMSRQFLVFAELLETSSKAIHSNSNSALGTSERSFTEWEFHPAYYYQLAGHYLKEKTKSFELSLSMLQNADEIDGSSESVTPSVYVGQFARLLEQGDAFAVQPLTDEEYTRYAIAEGKRFQDSFEIIALLKKSYESYINLKAQRMASHCGFLMAQEYFAVSDFSNAKQLLDGVAALYRQEGWVTLLWEVLGFLRECSRKCGILKEFIEYSLEMAALPVSSGTGVQSFRANECGPAGPASLAQRENIHKEVFQLVSGETGVVSVEDNSDLKVNRENPLHLEIDLVSPLRMVLLASVAFHEQIIKPGVPALITLSLLSQLPLTVDIDQLEVQFNQSECNFIIINAQKPPSAEISNSQQSRQVESAPSLVLVTNKWLRLTYAIKSEQSGKLECIYVIAKMGPHFTICCRAESPASMDDLPLWKFEDRVETFPTKDPALAFSGQKLAQVEEPDPQVDLILGATGPALVGECFVIPVTVASKGHDIFSGELKINLVDVRGGGLFSPREAEPFSMDNHHVELLGVNGPEGEDESPVGYDKIKKIQQSFGLVSVPVLQDGESWSCKLEIKWHRPKPIMVFVSLGYFRDSNEMTSQKIHVHKNLQIEGKTAVLISHHFMLPFRQDPLLLSKLKPVSSSDQGTSLPLKETSILCVSAKNCSEVPLQLQSMSIEMDDDVERSFTLHHSGEDIFGPAYLVPGEEFKKVFTVIPEVESSNLNLGSVSLRWRRNLQSKDQSSSTAEAWVLTRHKLPDVNVELSPLVLTVDCPPYAILGDPFTYSVKIRNQTQLLQEVKFSLADAQSFVISGSHSDTVFVLPKSEHVLGYKIVPLASGLQQLPRVTVISVRYSAGFQPSNVASTVFVFPTKPHFKTADMGDKGMESIVAD